In Polyodon spathula isolate WHYD16114869_AA chromosome 27, ASM1765450v1, whole genome shotgun sequence, one DNA window encodes the following:
- the LOC121301679 gene encoding mesoderm induction early response protein 2-like isoform X2 produces the protein MGSNEHGFNLAEILSHSYGSREHQEECEAQKSLDELEKSLHSSQGREMPLEELLALYGYEASNPISEHDSEGHDLSHSLPDMTLDKEQIAKDLLSGEEEEEAQSSADDLTPSVTSHDASDLFPHPLHVNSIVDEDKGSSSSSSEEESEDDSVPSNECRKDIMVGSLYQAVIPPLILYTHQERAYDSEDQLLWDPHVLPEGEVEQFLCRAERRSCEEASLESLQEGMLIRDNEQALYELVKCHFNAEEALRRLQFNVKVIRDELCAWSEDECRNFEHGYRVHGKNFHLIQANKVRTRSVGECVEYYYMWKKSDRYEYFTQQTKFGRKKFSLHPGTIDDGDQDMDAGEGDSASHSRSSPPTPVPSTTSQLDSQFLQDPLHLGATDAERRESREFIMEGNTSETNNNNEEEEEEEEEEEEEEEEEEREPLYRLSQPPSAASSTDCLYSSPTMEPCAGQPSSSPASTSQELNLPDSVFYQLQLDPFATHTPGPPTDHAATKSLKVGFSFPESFPAEPSRPVSPAARTGQVSVSLTTDFGQISVSSVSSFLSGQVPMCPPSAAQQSEPLSQ, from the exons ATGGGCTCCAATGAACACGGATTCAATCTAGCTGAGATCCTGTCGCACAGCTATGGCTCCCGGGAGCACCAGGAGGAGTGCGAAGCTCAGAAGTCCCTAGACGAGCTGGAGAAGAGCCTCCACAGCTCTCAG GGGCGCGAGATGCCTCTGGAGGAGCTGCTGGCGCTGTACGGGTACGAAGCCTCCAACCCCATCTCCGAACACGACAGCGAGGGTCACGACCTCTCGCACAGCCTGCCTGACATGACGCTGGACAAG gAGCAGATTGCTAAGGACCTGCTgtctggagaggaggaggaggaagcccAGTCCTCCGCAGACGACCTCACTCCATCCGTCACATCCCACGATGCATCTGACCTCTTCCCACATCCGCTACACG TAAACTCCATCGTGGACGAGGATAAAGGTTCGTCCTCCAGCTCCTCAGAGGAAGAGTCTGAGGACGATTCCGTTCCCTCAAACGAATGCAGGAAG gaCATTATGGTGGGATCTCTGTACCAGGCAGTGATACCTCCACTGATCCTGTACACGCACCAAGAAAGAG CGTATGATAGCGAGGACCAGCTGCTGTGGGACCCCCACGTGCTGCCGGAAGGGGAGGTGGAGCAATTCCTGTGCAGGGCGGAGAGGAGGTCCTGTGAGGAGGCCAGTTTGGAGAGCCTGCAGGAGGGAATGCTGATCAGGGATAACGAACag GCCCTGTACGAGCtggtaaaatgtcattttaacgCAGAAGAAGCGCTGAGAAGACTGCAGTTCAACGTAAAAGTAATAAGAG ATGAGTTGTGTGCGTGGAGTGAGGACGAGTGTCGGAACTTCGAGCATGGCTACCGGGTTCACGGCAAGAACTTCCACCTCATACAGGCCAACAAA GTGCGGACTCGCTCAGTGGGAGAGTGCGTGGAATATTACTACATGTGGAAGAAGTCAGATCGGTATGAGTATTTCACGCAACAGACAAAATTCGGGAGGAAAAAATTCAGCCTACACCCAGGGACAAT AGACGATGGTGATCAGGACATGGACGCTGGCGAGGGGGACAGTGCAAGCCACTCCCGGAGCTCCCCCCCAACCCCAGTGCCCTCCACCACCAGCCAGCTGGACTCCCAGTTCCTCCAGGACCCTCTCCACCTGGGGGCCACAG ACGCAGAGAGACGAGAGAGCAGAGAGTTCATCATGGAGGGGAACACGAGTGAGACCAACAACAAcaacgaggaggaggaggaggaggaggaggaggaggaggaggaggaggaggaggaggagagggagccCCTGTACCGACTTAGCCAACCTCCCTCCGCGGCCTCAAGCACAGACTGTCTGTACAGCAGCCCAACCATGGAGCCCTGTGCTGGGCAGCCCTCCAGTAGCCCTGCCTCCACCAGCCAGGAACTGAACCTGCCAGACAGCGTGTTCTACCAGCTGCAACTGGATCCCTTCGCCACGCACACACCCGGGCCGCCCACAGACCACGCCGCCACCAAGAGTTTAAAGGTCGGGTTTAGCTTCCCTGAAAGTTTTCCCGCTGAGCCGTCCCGGCCCGTCTCCCCGGCAGCGAGGACGGGGCAGGTGTCCGTTTCCTTGACTACCGACTTTGGACAAATCAGTGTTAGCAGTGTAAGTAGTTTTCTCAGTGGCCAGGTGCCCATGTGCCCCCCAAGCGCAGCGCAGCAGTCTGAACCTTTATCTCAGTGA
- the LOC121301202 gene encoding Krueppel-like factor 16, translating into MLMKDFFLGERPFPCTWPACTKKFARSDELARHTRTHTGEKKFPCPLCEKRFMRSDHLIKHARRHPHFHPNMIPRAGSRSISPTGSLPSPLPSPTAFL; encoded by the exons atgttaatgaag gatttttttttaggaGAGCGCCCTTTCCCGTGCACCTGGCCGGCCTGTACCAAGAAGTTTGCCCGTTCGGACGAGCTTGCCCGACACACGCGCACCCACACCGGGGAGAAGAAGTTCCCGTGCCCGCTGTGCGAGAAACGCTTCATGCGGAGCGACCACCTGATCAAGCACGCCCGCCGCCACCCCCACTTCCACCCCAACATGATCCCCCGGGCCGGCAGCCGCAGCATATCCCCCACGGGCTCCCTGCCCAGCCCCCTGCCCAGCCCCACCGCCTTCCTGTAG
- the LOC121301679 gene encoding mesoderm induction early response protein 2-like isoform X1 produces MQGFQRRGGVYCADVICQCAFSFVSPLKTSVRRQSPRVALFRTRNPCPLQNGLQTAGAGSMGSNEHGFNLAEILSHSYGSREHQEECEAQKSLDELEKSLHSSQGREMPLEELLALYGYEASNPISEHDSEGHDLSHSLPDMTLDKEQIAKDLLSGEEEEEAQSSADDLTPSVTSHDASDLFPHPLHVNSIVDEDKGSSSSSSEEESEDDSVPSNECRKDIMVGSLYQAVIPPLILYTHQERAYDSEDQLLWDPHVLPEGEVEQFLCRAERRSCEEASLESLQEGMLIRDNEQALYELVKCHFNAEEALRRLQFNVKVIRDELCAWSEDECRNFEHGYRVHGKNFHLIQANKVRTRSVGECVEYYYMWKKSDRYEYFTQQTKFGRKKFSLHPGTIDDGDQDMDAGEGDSASHSRSSPPTPVPSTTSQLDSQFLQDPLHLGATDAERRESREFIMEGNTSETNNNNEEEEEEEEEEEEEEEEEEREPLYRLSQPPSAASSTDCLYSSPTMEPCAGQPSSSPASTSQELNLPDSVFYQLQLDPFATHTPGPPTDHAATKSLKVGFSFPESFPAEPSRPVSPAARTGQVSVSLTTDFGQISVSSVSSFLSGQVPMCPPSAAQQSEPLSQ; encoded by the exons ATGCAGGGGTTCCAGAGACGAGGGGGAGTCTATTGCGCTGACGTTATTTGCCAATGTGCTTTCTCCTTTGTATCTCCCCTAAAGACCTCCGTCCGAAGACAGAGCCCCAGGGTAGCGTTGTTTCGAACCCGCAATCCATGTCCTCTACAGAACGGCCTTCAGACTGCAGGAG CTGGCTCAATGGGCTCCAATGAACACGGATTCAATCTAGCTGAGATCCTGTCGCACAGCTATGGCTCCCGGGAGCACCAGGAGGAGTGCGAAGCTCAGAAGTCCCTAGACGAGCTGGAGAAGAGCCTCCACAGCTCTCAG GGGCGCGAGATGCCTCTGGAGGAGCTGCTGGCGCTGTACGGGTACGAAGCCTCCAACCCCATCTCCGAACACGACAGCGAGGGTCACGACCTCTCGCACAGCCTGCCTGACATGACGCTGGACAAG gAGCAGATTGCTAAGGACCTGCTgtctggagaggaggaggaggaagcccAGTCCTCCGCAGACGACCTCACTCCATCCGTCACATCCCACGATGCATCTGACCTCTTCCCACATCCGCTACACG TAAACTCCATCGTGGACGAGGATAAAGGTTCGTCCTCCAGCTCCTCAGAGGAAGAGTCTGAGGACGATTCCGTTCCCTCAAACGAATGCAGGAAG gaCATTATGGTGGGATCTCTGTACCAGGCAGTGATACCTCCACTGATCCTGTACACGCACCAAGAAAGAG CGTATGATAGCGAGGACCAGCTGCTGTGGGACCCCCACGTGCTGCCGGAAGGGGAGGTGGAGCAATTCCTGTGCAGGGCGGAGAGGAGGTCCTGTGAGGAGGCCAGTTTGGAGAGCCTGCAGGAGGGAATGCTGATCAGGGATAACGAACag GCCCTGTACGAGCtggtaaaatgtcattttaacgCAGAAGAAGCGCTGAGAAGACTGCAGTTCAACGTAAAAGTAATAAGAG ATGAGTTGTGTGCGTGGAGTGAGGACGAGTGTCGGAACTTCGAGCATGGCTACCGGGTTCACGGCAAGAACTTCCACCTCATACAGGCCAACAAA GTGCGGACTCGCTCAGTGGGAGAGTGCGTGGAATATTACTACATGTGGAAGAAGTCAGATCGGTATGAGTATTTCACGCAACAGACAAAATTCGGGAGGAAAAAATTCAGCCTACACCCAGGGACAAT AGACGATGGTGATCAGGACATGGACGCTGGCGAGGGGGACAGTGCAAGCCACTCCCGGAGCTCCCCCCCAACCCCAGTGCCCTCCACCACCAGCCAGCTGGACTCCCAGTTCCTCCAGGACCCTCTCCACCTGGGGGCCACAG ACGCAGAGAGACGAGAGAGCAGAGAGTTCATCATGGAGGGGAACACGAGTGAGACCAACAACAAcaacgaggaggaggaggaggaggaggaggaggaggaggaggaggaggaggaggaggagagggagccCCTGTACCGACTTAGCCAACCTCCCTCCGCGGCCTCAAGCACAGACTGTCTGTACAGCAGCCCAACCATGGAGCCCTGTGCTGGGCAGCCCTCCAGTAGCCCTGCCTCCACCAGCCAGGAACTGAACCTGCCAGACAGCGTGTTCTACCAGCTGCAACTGGATCCCTTCGCCACGCACACACCCGGGCCGCCCACAGACCACGCCGCCACCAAGAGTTTAAAGGTCGGGTTTAGCTTCCCTGAAAGTTTTCCCGCTGAGCCGTCCCGGCCCGTCTCCCCGGCAGCGAGGACGGGGCAGGTGTCCGTTTCCTTGACTACCGACTTTGGACAAATCAGTGTTAGCAGTGTAAGTAGTTTTCTCAGTGGCCAGGTGCCCATGTGCCCCCCAAGCGCAGCGCAGCAGTCTGAACCTTTATCTCAGTGA
- the LOC121301679 gene encoding mesoderm induction early response protein 2-like isoform X3: MQGFQRRGGVYCADVICQCAFSFVSPLKTSVRRQSPRVALFRTRNPCPLQNGLQTAGAGSMGSNEHGFNLAEILSHSYGSREHQEECEAQKSLDELEKSLHSSQGREMPLEELLALYGYEASNPISEHDSEGHDLSHSLPDMTLDKEQIAKDLLSGEEEEEAQSSADDLTPSVTSHDASDLFPHPLHVNSIVDEDKGSSSSSSEEESEDDSVPSNECRKDIMVGSLYQAVIPPLILYTHQERAYDSEDQLLWDPHVLPEGEVEQFLCRAERRSCEEASLESLQEGMLIRDNEQALYELVKCHFNAEEALRRLQFNVKVIRDELCAWSEDECRNFEHGYRVHGKNFHLIQANKVRTRSVGECVEYYYMWKKSDRYEYFTQQTKFGRKKFSLHPGTIDDGDQDMDAGEGDSASHSRSSPPTPVPSTTSQLDSQFLQDPLHLGATAEESFSYTSHVQGGRSGRRQTRIQLKP; encoded by the exons ATGCAGGGGTTCCAGAGACGAGGGGGAGTCTATTGCGCTGACGTTATTTGCCAATGTGCTTTCTCCTTTGTATCTCCCCTAAAGACCTCCGTCCGAAGACAGAGCCCCAGGGTAGCGTTGTTTCGAACCCGCAATCCATGTCCTCTACAGAACGGCCTTCAGACTGCAGGAG CTGGCTCAATGGGCTCCAATGAACACGGATTCAATCTAGCTGAGATCCTGTCGCACAGCTATGGCTCCCGGGAGCACCAGGAGGAGTGCGAAGCTCAGAAGTCCCTAGACGAGCTGGAGAAGAGCCTCCACAGCTCTCAG GGGCGCGAGATGCCTCTGGAGGAGCTGCTGGCGCTGTACGGGTACGAAGCCTCCAACCCCATCTCCGAACACGACAGCGAGGGTCACGACCTCTCGCACAGCCTGCCTGACATGACGCTGGACAAG gAGCAGATTGCTAAGGACCTGCTgtctggagaggaggaggaggaagcccAGTCCTCCGCAGACGACCTCACTCCATCCGTCACATCCCACGATGCATCTGACCTCTTCCCACATCCGCTACACG TAAACTCCATCGTGGACGAGGATAAAGGTTCGTCCTCCAGCTCCTCAGAGGAAGAGTCTGAGGACGATTCCGTTCCCTCAAACGAATGCAGGAAG gaCATTATGGTGGGATCTCTGTACCAGGCAGTGATACCTCCACTGATCCTGTACACGCACCAAGAAAGAG CGTATGATAGCGAGGACCAGCTGCTGTGGGACCCCCACGTGCTGCCGGAAGGGGAGGTGGAGCAATTCCTGTGCAGGGCGGAGAGGAGGTCCTGTGAGGAGGCCAGTTTGGAGAGCCTGCAGGAGGGAATGCTGATCAGGGATAACGAACag GCCCTGTACGAGCtggtaaaatgtcattttaacgCAGAAGAAGCGCTGAGAAGACTGCAGTTCAACGTAAAAGTAATAAGAG ATGAGTTGTGTGCGTGGAGTGAGGACGAGTGTCGGAACTTCGAGCATGGCTACCGGGTTCACGGCAAGAACTTCCACCTCATACAGGCCAACAAA GTGCGGACTCGCTCAGTGGGAGAGTGCGTGGAATATTACTACATGTGGAAGAAGTCAGATCGGTATGAGTATTTCACGCAACAGACAAAATTCGGGAGGAAAAAATTCAGCCTACACCCAGGGACAAT AGACGATGGTGATCAGGACATGGACGCTGGCGAGGGGGACAGTGCAAGCCACTCCCGGAGCTCCCCCCCAACCCCAGTGCCCTCCACCACCAGCCAGCTGGACTCCCAGTTCCTCCAGGACCCTCTCCACCTGGGGGCCACAG CAGAAGAATCCTTCAGCTATACATCTCATGTCCAAGGGGGTCGTAGCGGGAGGCGACAAACACGCATACAGTTAAAACCGTAG